A window of the Fuscovulum sp. genome harbors these coding sequences:
- a CDS encoding substrate-binding domain-containing protein has translation MTFLKITLSSVALLAGTTGLALARDNVQISGSSTVLPYATIVAEAFGENFEFPTPVVEGGGSGAGRKKLCEGVGETTIDIANSSSRISQSDLDLCAANGVTELMEVRIGYDGIVFASKVDGAEFAFTPAHWYNALAAQVMKDGALVANPNKAWNEVDAALPAQDIMAFIPGTKHGTREVFDTKVIIAGCEETGAFEAFKAAAGGDEDAAEEQCMALRTDGLSIDIDGDYTETLARLDANPTAVGVFGLSFYQNNTDKLRVATMGGIVPSTESIATGEYPVSRPLFFYVKKQHIGVIPGLKEFVEFFVSDDMAGPDGPLAAYGLVSDPELAATQAAVAAETPMGPLN, from the coding sequence ATGACCTTCCTGAAAATCACCCTTTCCTCCGTGGCGCTGCTGGCCGGCACCACCGGCCTCGCCCTGGCGCGCGACAACGTGCAGATCTCGGGTTCCTCGACCGTGCTGCCCTATGCCACCATCGTCGCCGAAGCCTTCGGCGAAAACTTTGAATTCCCGACCCCCGTGGTCGAAGGCGGCGGCTCGGGCGCCGGCCGCAAGAAGCTGTGCGAAGGCGTGGGCGAAACCACCATCGACATCGCCAACTCGTCCAGCCGCATCAGCCAGTCGGACCTCGACCTCTGCGCCGCCAACGGCGTGACCGAGCTGATGGAAGTTCGCATCGGCTATGACGGGATCGTCTTCGCCTCCAAGGTTGATGGCGCTGAATTCGCCTTCACCCCGGCGCATTGGTACAACGCGCTGGCCGCGCAGGTGATGAAGGATGGCGCACTGGTCGCCAACCCGAACAAAGCCTGGAACGAAGTTGATGCCGCGCTGCCCGCGCAGGACATCATGGCCTTCATCCCCGGCACCAAGCACGGCACGCGCGAAGTGTTCGACACCAAGGTGATCATCGCTGGCTGTGAAGAAACCGGTGCGTTTGAGGCCTTCAAGGCCGCTGCTGGCGGCGACGAAGATGCAGCCGAAGAGCAGTGCATGGCGCTGCGCACCGATGGCCTGTCCATCGACATCGACGGCGACTACACCGAAACGCTGGCCCGTCTGGATGCCAACCCGACCGCCGTTGGCGTGTTTGGTCTGAGCTTCTATCAGAACAACACCGACAAACTGCGCGTGGCAACGATGGGCGGCATCGTCCCGTCGACCGAATCCATCGCAACCGGCGAATACCCGGTGTCGCGTCCGCTGTTCTTCTACGTCAAGAAGCAGCACATCGGCGTGATCCCCGGTCTGAAGGAATTCGTCGAATTCTTCGTGTCCGACGATATGGCTGGCCCGGATGGCCCGCTGGCCGCCTATGGCCTGGTGTCCGATCCGGAACTGGCCGCGACTCAGGCTGCCGTGGCAGCCGAAACGCCGATGGGCCCGCTGAACTGA
- the phnC gene encoding phosphonate ABC transporter ATP-binding protein, with amino-acid sequence MLEARNVTRIFGTKSAVDNVRFTVPKAGFIGIIGRSGAGKSTFLRMMNRLTDATSGELLFEGRNILTLAGKEKRAWQGQCAMIFQQFNLVPRADVVSNVLHGTLARRGMLPSMFGFWPDDDTLKALAILDRLGIAEQAPKRAEALSGGQQQRVAIARALMQDPKIILADEPIASLDPMNAQVVMDTLRRIHDEDRRLVIANLHTLDTARRYCDRVIGMRDGRVVFDGTPDQLTTGVARDIYGADASFNEGATSTSIERLGSAGDDAYADEMLA; translated from the coding sequence CTGCTAGAAGCCCGCAATGTGACGCGCATTTTCGGCACAAAATCCGCCGTGGACAATGTGAGGTTCACGGTTCCCAAGGCGGGTTTCATCGGAATCATCGGTCGGTCCGGCGCGGGCAAATCCACCTTCCTGCGCATGATGAACCGCTTGACCGACGCAACATCAGGTGAATTGCTGTTCGAAGGCCGCAACATCCTGACGCTGGCAGGCAAGGAAAAGCGCGCCTGGCAGGGCCAGTGCGCGATGATCTTTCAACAGTTCAATCTGGTGCCGCGTGCAGATGTGGTGTCGAACGTGCTGCATGGCACGCTGGCCCGTCGCGGAATGCTGCCGTCAATGTTCGGCTTCTGGCCCGATGATGACACGCTGAAGGCGCTGGCCATCCTCGACCGTCTGGGAATCGCCGAACAAGCCCCCAAACGCGCCGAAGCCCTGTCCGGCGGCCAGCAACAGCGCGTGGCCATCGCCCGCGCCCTGATGCAAGATCCGAAAATTATCCTTGCAGATGAACCAATTGCAAGCCTTGACCCGATGAATGCGCAGGTCGTGATGGACACCCTGCGCCGCATCCATGACGAGGATCGCCGCCTGGTCATCGCCAATCTGCACACCCTGGATACCGCGCGCCGCTATTGCGACCGGGTGATCGGGATGCGGGACGGGCGGGTGGTGTTCGACGGCACCCCCGACCAACTGACCACCGGCGTTGCACGCGACATCTATGGCGCGGATGCGTCCTTCAACGAAGGCGCGACCTCGACCTCGATCGAGCGGCTGGGTTCGGCGGGCGATGATGCCTATGCCGATGAAATGCTTGCCTGA